In Phalacrocorax carbo chromosome 17, bPhaCar2.1, whole genome shotgun sequence, the genomic window CTGCTGTTAGTGAGGTTTCAGGTTCCTGTGGTGAACAGTGAAATGTAGGGCCACATGTCTGCCCAGCCTGTATCCCATGTCTCACCATCGCCAGGCATGAATGCttaggaagaaaatatgaaacagcACATATAATTATTCTCACTCTGTAAGCAAATTCATTCCTGCtaagtatttccttttccatgtCTTCTTCCCTTGGGGGATAAACATCTTTTTCCCGTTTGGTTCACCATTCTCAAGCTTAAGTGATTTTTGATGGACATCTATGTGCTTTCTGGTTACATTATGACGTATTTACGACCGCATGCTTTTTTTTGCAATCCAGACAGGTGCAGCGTGAGCCCTGCGAGGTGGAAGCACGCCTCAGCCCCTACACCCGCTCTGTGCAGCATCACACGTTGCTGAGCCCACTCGATTCCTCCTGCATGACAAATAAAAGCGCGGGAGCTTCCTAACTAcgtctgctgctgctgccagtttCACAGCCTGGAACAGGTTAGGTTCCCTCCTGAATTCTGTCAGTATTAATATCACAAACCAAGCTGTTCTGAGAGCGGTGTCCCATTAATCATTTTAGCtctgctgcagttttcacttcACTTCCTCTTCCTGCGCCTGAACAGTCTTCAGTAACGTTTGACTCTGTGGGTAATGCTCGGTTAAAATCAGTAAGTCTGCGAGGGCAGGGAAGGACCCTGAcctgagcaggctgggggaagCAAAGGTGGGATGAGGATACCTCCACACAGCCACGGCTGCGCTATGGCATGACAAAATGTGCTACACCAGCTGATGGGAGTAGGGACTTGAGAGGAGGAGAGCTACCCCCATTAAATCTTCACCTCCAAACTTGAATTTTCTGGAGTGCTGACCTTACTGGAGAGACACAGCGAAAGCAAAAGAGACACAGCGAAAGCAAAGCTATCTAATAAAATAGGAGGGCAGCTCAGCGGTTTGTGTGAGTCAACACCAACACGGCAGCAGGTCGGCCAGAGATTTCTGATGCCTACCTGGGCTCTGCTCGCCTTTGAAGGCACTGCTTCCTTTGGCTCTCTTCCTTCCTACGGTTATCCTGCTGTGTGTTACAAACAAAGGTCTTAACCGCTCTGAGTATCCACCTCTGGGTTACCTAACAAAGGTGTTCACAGAGCATCTTCCCAAAAATCTGCCTCCGATACCATCCCATTGCCTGAATGGGGTCCATGCCCCACGGGGGCATACTGTGTGTTCCTAGGTGCTGGCTCTCAGAGGCATAGTAACGCAGCACCCCTGCAGCTAACCCAAACCTTCCCTCTTACATCCGATGCCCTTTTCAACTCTCTATCCTTTGCCATCATCTTTGTCCCCATCAGAGATGGGCATTTTGGTTTGCCTTTATCTCTTTGCATTTTACAAAAGCCCTTCCCGGGGTATTTGGCTACACCCAGCAGCCGAATTAGCTGCTCAGCCCCATAGTGCGAACGCCAACGCGCAGGACCGAGCTCCATCTGGCTCACCCCAAAGCCTCCCACAGCGGCATGCCTTTGTACCTGCCACTCTGCTGGTGCGCTGCAGCTTTTATCTGTGAGCAAACAATGTTTTCCAGCGACTTCTGCTGAGTCAGAGAATGCATCCACGagggctgctgcttctccacatGGGAACGCGCTTCTGGGGAACAATTACAGAGAGTTTAGACGGGGATGTTCAACAGCCAGATTGCTTCACATTCAGGCTCCTGGCCAGCAAGGCAGAGCCCGAAAGCCGCTCGTTGGCGCTGTGAGAAAATACCTGGCACCTGCACCCATCATGGGCGTGCAGCACCCGGGGGCTAAGATCACCCCTTACACAGCAGCGCCCCAGCAGCCGGCACTGAACGAAGCTGTGCTCTTGGCTTGGTGGGTCTGACGGAGCGAGCTGCTTCGCAAATAAGCCAGCTTGTGCTTACCAAACATCCCTGTGTGCGCCCTCTTCTCCCGGCCGTGCCCACCGAAGCATTTTTATCCCCCGCCCCATGCTGGATTTGGGAACGTGCTGCGTGGCAGAAAGCTGGTCCCTGTGAAGCTCGGTTCTGCAAGGGAGATGATGGAAGCACACTGCTAGTACCTTTCCCCCCACTAAAGTTTGAGGCATATTTTAAGGTTGTGAAACATATTGACTGTGAAATAGAGATAAGAACGGGAGTAGACACAAACAGCGTAGGCGTTACTCCCGTTTTTCTGCAACTCCCACTCTGTTGTAAAAATAGTACAGCAAGCAGCACGCTGCTCCGTGCCATCCTTCACGGACCATGGGGCCACGTGCCTGGACGCTGGCGGACTGAACcagaagcagagctggcacCTAAGGCACGTGCAGAGGTGCCGAACTCTTTGTGTTCCTTAAGATCAATGTGAGAGAGGCTCTGCCTTACAGAAAGatcaaattaaataattttaaatgttataaaaatacataaagagTAGTGATATCATTCCAAAGTGCTGCAAAACCATGTTGGACAGAGCCAGAGCGCTTTCCatcaggacaaggggcaatgggaaGCCGCAGCAGCGTATCACTGCATCCACTCAAGTCTCTGTTCACGTTGCACGCAACGCACCCCGTCTTTACACCACACCTGCGCCGTAATTCCTACGTGCCCTCAATTGTTTTGCAATTCTAAACCTGAGCAAAATACACTTAATTAGTTGCAGGCCAGTTGCAGAAATCAGATAAGGCTGGCTGGCAGGTGGCCACTTCCCGGAGATGCATCTCCTGACGACGGGGACGTTGTGCAACTCGGGGAGAGCATCACCCAGCCGTGGGCTGGCGGCAGGGAGAGCACTTGCAATAAGACGCGAGGGTGTCACCTCAGCGGAGGAGGAACTTGCggacggtggtggtggcagCTTTCTGACTCGGGGGACGGGTGTCAGAGCCCCCCACGGCGGGACCGGGTGAGTACCCGCCGACACTTCTCCTCAGGGACCCAGGAGCGGGGCAGTGGCACGGTGGGGATTTGCAGGAGCAAGTCACCACCCTGCACTGAAACCTGCCTTGAGCAACCCTCCTCTGCTCcgtttcttgctctttttttctccaaaacagaGAGGGAGATTTCTAATCAGCCTCTCAGCTGATTGCTAAGTCAGGGACAGTGTTAAGGACCAAGGTTTTTGGCTCCTTTCTAGCCCAGGAGGCATTTTGGCCAGGGATTACTGCTTTCATGGCAATTAGTGTAAACAATGACTCTGCACAAATGTTGGAGAGGTTTGGGAGAGGCTGAAGCGGTTCTTCAGACCCCCAATTTGAGGGAGCCGTGGGCTACGGTGGCAGTGCCTCACCATAAATAATTGTATTGATTTACAACACGACTGTTGTTCGTCATGTTTGCTTGATCACTCTGTGCTGCAGTTGAGTTTAATGGGACAAGAGGCTGAACACAAAAAAGTGGGTtaagctggaggaaaaaaagagcagaggaaCAGGCTTTGGGTTTTGAGACAAAGTTAGAAGGGGGGGATGTGTGTTTTCTGCCAGCTGTGGGTTTGTTCCTGCGGTACCGGGAGGTTGGGACCCCTTGAGCACACGGTGCTGACCCGCTGCCAGCCGGGGCGCCGGTGGCCGTATACGCTGGGGTGGGATTTTGCAGCACAAGGGCGCGCGGGGAGGACCGTCTGCTGAGGGGGCGAAGGACAGTGCCTACAGGCTCCAGCATCCATGGCAGCCATCCCCTCCCTCTGCTCGCCCGCAGCATGGACTGCGATGACACTGTAACCGACGAGGTCTGCAAGGAGGCTGACGTCGGGGATGGAGAGTGAGTACCCAGCGGGGGGAGGCCGAGACGtggcctgcaggcagcaggggcgACAGCGCCATGGCAACGGCCGCCATGTTGGCGGCCGCCATGTTGGTGGTCGAGGGAGCAGCATGTTCCTGCGAGGCACCGGTCCTCGGCTCCCTGGGGCACCCacctccccgcctcccccgcaGGCTGTGGGAGGTGATGGTGGCCGGCTACCCGGTGCTGCTGGTGAGGAACAAGAAGGAGTTCAGTGCCCTGGGCAGCAAGTGCCCCCACTATGGTGCCCCGCTCAGCAAAGGTAACCCTGGcgctgggcagggggagcggcCACGTCGGGGAGGTCAGCTCTCACCGCTCGGTCGTGGGGGCTTTTCTACTGCAGGAGTCTTGAAAGGGGAGAGGCTGCGCTGCCCCTGGCACGGTGCCTGCTTTAACATCAAAACTGGAGACATCGAGGAGTACCCTTCTCTGGACTGCCTTCCCCGCTTTAAGGTGACTtcttgcctcttcctcctcccagcttgggccATGTCCTCTGTACCACTTGCTCCCACAAGCTCCATGTTCCTGACACCAGCTGAAAGGAtcctgccctggccacagctCCGTGGTCCAGGTCACACAGAGCTACACATGGGACAACTTCTTGGGATCATGTAACTCCCTGTCCTAAAGCTCCTTTCAATCAGAGGTGATGCTGTACCTCCTGGTACACATCACAGCCAGCACACaccttctggaaagaaaaaagggtttaCATCTCTTCCTGAGTGCCCTTGTGATAAGGAGAAAAGCTCATGAGCCTCTCAGCATCATTTGACATCCAAGATCCCTACAAGTCACTCTCGGTGTATCAGAGACAGGTGGCCCACTGGAGCAGACCCTCCTCCCACCACCTCATGAATGCAGCATTTAAATGCACCCTCCTTTCACGCCCGCAGGTAGCAGTGGAAGATGGAAAGGTGTTTGTTACAGCAAAAAAGAAGGTACTGACCCTACCTGCTATCACCGAGCACAAGCAGTGCCTTGGGCTAGGTGTGATTTCAGCATTTCTCACTTGCTTTCTTCTAGGATCTTGAAAGCAGCCTGAGGGTGAAGGACACAAGCAAGCGATGCCGCCTCAACCAGGACACGATGCTGCTGCTAGGGGGAGGTCAGTGCAGTGGTCTGTACTCTGCCCTCCCCACAGATGCTGTGAGCTGCCACTCTCTCCTCCAGGGAGGACTTGCCACCTTCCTCCTACTCCATAGTGACAGGTAAGAGGGCTGAGATGAGCATCTCTTGTAGGTGTGGCTGCCCTGGTGTGTGCAGAGACGCTTCGCCAGGAGGGCTTTACTGGCAGGATCATCATGGCCACCAAAGAGAAACATGTTCCGTATGACAAGCCCAAACTGAGCAAGGTTTGTACGTGAGAAGGGCAGGACGGTGCCTGGGTACCCAGTGTGAACCAGGGATGTGGTCCACGCTCAGGACCAGGCTGAGCAATCAAGCGAGACATGCTGGCAAGGCAGCAGGAGTCCCGAGGCACCCATGAGGAAAAGGGGTATAATTTCCAGCTAACATCTCGCTTCTTCCTCCCAGAAAGTCTTTGATTAGAGTCCACCACAAGCTAATGGTTTTATCCCTTTTCATTGAGTTCTTCCCACTGGAGTTTGacttgatgttttttttttctgagggggACAAGAAAATGATGATGGGGCAGTGTGGAGAGCTGTGATTTACTAATGCAAAATTTACCTCTTACGCAAACTTACTTCCCAGTAAACACTGCAAGAGTATTGCTGGCTGCAAGAAttgctttatttcatatttctgttttgtttccagaaaaTGAACTTGAAAGCTGAGGACATCTACCTGAGAAAACCTGAATTCCTTGCTGCTCATGGCATAGAGTTCTGGACAGAGAAAGAGGTACAAGAGCAGCTGAGCTCAGTCCTCGATGGGTGGTCCTGTCCCTGCCATGGGAGGGGATGCCCACACCTGCAGGCATCGTGCTATATTTATATAGAAATTAGAGCTCTGCCTACATACGCGCATTATCTTCTGGGACATCACTCCAAGGCCAGTGCTAGGGATGGTGTGCATGCCTTGGGGGTAACACCGATCTGTGCTGCCCATGGACAGATATGCCCGTCACAGGCAAACAGGCTGGCCTTGAAACTAGCCTGCACACCCCTTAGGGGAACCCACATTTGGTGCTGCGATACTTAGCGCTCCTAAAGCCTAGGGCCTGTAGGAAGTGAGAGAGAGGACTCCAGCGTCCCTCATCTCACCTGGGTGTCCAGAAATCATGCCTGCAGTCACAGGCAAGCAGAACGGGTTGATgtggcaggacaccagtggaCCGGAGGTACCTGCCTGGTCTttgcctccttcctcctgcaggcAGTGTCTGtggatttccagaaacagaaggtCTGCTTCATGGATGGCTCCTCTCAGAAGTACCATCAGCTGCTCATTGCAACAGGCAGCCAGTGAGTGCACAAAGCATTTGCCACACACAAGATTTTAGGCAGGACGAGAGGGCTTAGAGGTCTTCTAGGGCATGTGAGAGGGAGGCAGTAGGAGATGAGATAAAAGGACAGGATGGGATGACACAGACAAGAGATTGCATGGGTTTGTGGTCCCCCCCTCATTCTTTCTGTTTCACTTCTAATCATGAGACATACCTGGATCCTTTCTCTTtcagctccagctccctcaAAGTCCCAGGTGCAGACCTGCAGAATGTGTGCCTTCTCCAAACCCCAGAAGACTCCAGCAAGATCTTAGAGCTGGCAACTGGGAAGAATCTGGTGCTCATAGGAGCGTCATTCATAGGTACTAGGCAGGAGTGGATATCAAGTCATCCGTGATAGCCTTGAAACCCACTTCTGGTGCATGTGCAGATTAACTAGAGGCCCCTGGGGAAGGGACGTTCATTCACTGCCTGCCTGGGTTCCTTCCCTGAGCCCCGTAGCTGGTGGGGGTATGTGTTTTGCACCACTCTTTCCTCTGATAGCCAGAAACTTTGAAAGCTATGAACAGTTCCTGGGCAGTGACAGAAGGGAATGTGCCTTATGGAAAGGTCACTGGCCTTCAGAGGAGCTGGACTCCCCAGGAGCATTGGGAAAGTGAGGGGGTAAGGCACAGAAAGGGAGCTATTTGGTGCACAGCCAGGAGCCGTTCTTTGCATTTCCTAATATCTGCCTCCATAGTGCATGAGAATGAAGAACCAGGGGGGTAAATACCTCAGCCCAGAAATGCATAGAAGAGCAGTTAAGCGCTGGCACTACATCAGATTTGTTCTCCTCACCTGGAAGGGGAAAAGGTTTCCAAGGAGGAGGGTGCAGGTTCATGCTTGCAGCAGACTTACCTTGAGCATGCCTTTCCCTTGCAGGAATGGAGACAGCTGCCTTCCTGTCAGACAAGGCTGCTGCCATCTCAgtggtggaaaaaaaggagttcCCTTTCCAGAATGCGTTAGGTCCTGAGGTTGGAGGTGTCGCCATGAAGGTTAGGAAAACCTGGTGCTAATTTCTAGGACGGAGGACACATGCTGCCCAAGCGCCGTGATCCGCAGCAGCCCAGGAAATCCAGCCCCTGCGCTGAGGCATACCCGTGTGCCCAGCCACCTTGCTCACACACGGCTCTCCGAGGGAGCTGTGCACGCAGGGCTGGTCCCAACCTCCCTCACACACACGGCACGCTCTCCAGCTCATCTTCATCCCCAAGCCCTGCTTCGTCCTAGACCCACCTCACGCATCAGTCCTGACCGGGACAGCAGAGCAAAGCCAGGCTtccaggcagcctgtgccagccaGGGACACAGATGAAacctctctgcagcctggagcagcagctaaGCTGCCGGCCTGGGTTTTGGCTGGGTACGGCTGTTTTTACAGCAGTACGGCCTGGAATGTCCTAGTGAATACTCAAACCAGCTTCCTCTTCCTTTAcagatgctgcaaaataaagggGTGAAGTTTTACATGAAAACAGAAGTCTCTGAGCTGAAAGGAAAGGATGGAAAGGTCAGTCATGCCATTGTGATCCCTGAACTGCTAcatttagggggaaaaaaacccagactgaGGTATAACTCAGTGCCTACAACTAGCATCTAGGCTTTCCTCTCCCCAGTCTAGACCCTCACATTTCTTTCCACTGAGCACAACTCTGGGCTCAAAGGGCACCAATATGTCTTCGTATCTCAGAGAAAACAGCGTGATTTTCTTACATTCCTGGCAACACACATTAGCTGGACAAGGTGATCTGAacctggggaagaaaaaagacagtaaAGAATGAGGCAGCAGGGAGGCTTCAGGAATTAGGACACAGCTTTTAACCCTTTGTTAATGATTCTTGCTTCCCTCCTAGGTCACAGAGGCTGTTCTTGCCAGTGGAGAGAAACTACCTGCAGATGTGGTAGTGGTGGGAATAGGTAAGAGACCccagctgggagagggaggcGGCTTTGGGAATGGGGAGAACAGCCAGCAAGCCCAGAGCATCCCAGTGCATTCCCAGGACGCCATTTCCTGCAGTCTCTTTCCCACTCCATTATCATCCAACCCTACCTTTTGGCCCCAAACACGTGGAGAAAGTCAGCAGCGCACGAGCaacagcaggagggaaggagctACTTACACTCTCAGTATGACTTTGGCATGCTTGCTGAGCGCTGTAGGTCGCTGGGCACAACAGAGCACCGCTTCCTCTGGGCCTGGTTTTATTGCCCCGGATTAGGTCAGCACCAGCCCAAGCACTTGTCACTGCCGCGAGCTGCTCTGCTCCGAGCAGGCTGAAGAGGTACCACAGGCATGTGCTTGCTCTAGAGGCAGCACCAAGTTTCCTCCCTGCCTTTGCAGAGCTTTGCTGCAGTTGTCCTCGCTCCTCTCCCCACAGGGGTGTTCCCCaactcagcatttctgaaggGCACCTCCATCGCTAGAGACGACAGCGGTGCCATCCTGGTGGATCTGGTACGTGCCAGCGGAGGATCCCCGTTCCACACCCAGTCCCATCATTGCACTAATTGCTTTTTGTCCCATTAGCGCATGCAAACCAACATCCCCAACGTCTTCGCTGCGGGGGACGTGGCCTCCTTTCCTGTAGCGCTGCTCAACGGGGACCACTCCAGCATCCATCACCAACAGGTGGCTGAGGCCCACGGTGAGGCAGCACCACCACCTTTCTCCAGCTCCCCTTGGAGATGGGTATCGAGGGAACGGGGCAGAAGGGGCAGAAGGGTAACGAGAGGCAGGGGCACTTCTTTGAGGACCTACaagaaacataaatatttgcTCTGCTGGTTCATCACAGGTCACGTCGCTGCCTTGAACATgctgaagaaagagaaggagtTGCACACTGTCCCTTTCTTCTGGACCACGATGCTTGGGAAAAGCATCCGCTACGCAGGTAGGAGGGGGCAGAGAGATGGGAACAGCCGAACCACTTCCCAGCCCATCCGCTCATCCTCCAGCTGGGTCTGGGGCTTGTAAAcacacagcagctgcaaagTTTACCTGAAGCAGCTCAAGTTTTGGACGGGCTGCCGCAGCGGGTTTGTGACCACTGTTTCTGAGCTCCCGGCCTGCAGGTTACCCAGAGCTCTCGTTCTTTGCTGATCTCCAGTGGCTTAGAGGCcacaaaggaggaagagcttCCTTCTCCAAGCCGAGGAGAGGCTCAGGGTCATGATGCATCTCTGGGTCAGTTTTGCTTGTCCAGGGCCTTCTTGCCTGCTCCGCAGCCCTGTcgcagccccagcccagacccctgccccagcca contains:
- the LOC104052029 gene encoding apoptosis-inducing factor 3-like, with amino-acid sequence MHLLTTGTLCNSGRASPSRGLAAGRALAIRREGVTSAEEELADGGGGSFLTRGTGVRAPHGGTGMDCDDTVTDEVCKEADVGDGELWEVMVAGYPVLLVRNKKEFSALGSKCPHYGAPLSKGVLKGERLRCPWHGACFNIKTGDIEEYPSLDCLPRFKVAVEDGKVFVTAKKKDLESSLRVKDTSKRCRLNQDTMLLLGGGVAALVCAETLRQEGFTGRIIMATKEKHVPYDKPKLSKKMNLKAEDIYLRKPEFLAAHGIEFWTEKEAVSVDFQKQKVCFMDGSSQKYHQLLIATGSHSSSLKVPGADLQNVCLLQTPEDSSKILELATGKNLVLIGASFIGMETAAFLSDKAAAISVVEKKEFPFQNALGPEVGGVAMKMLQNKGVKFYMKTEVSELKGKDGKVTEAVLASGEKLPADVVVVGIGVFPNSAFLKGTSIARDDSGAILVDLRMQTNIPNVFAAGDVASFPVALLNGDHSSIHHQQVAEAHGHVAALNMLKKEKELHTVPFFWTTMLGKSIRYAGCGKGYTDTVVKGSLEQQKFLIFYIRDGIVTAAASLNTDPMVALIAEVLYSGKRISKEEAEACDICNIPSLAET